The DNA window GGTACAGCGGTAAAAAAAGGCGATGTAGTTGTAGTTTTGGAAGCAATGAAAATGGAAAACGACATTGTTTCTCCTGCTGATGGCGTTGTAAATATATCTGTAAACCAAGGCGCCAATGTAAATTCAGGCGATGTTATAGCAATAATTGGTTAAATCCACATTTGTTATGTTTTCAAATCATTAGGAGAAAGAAATGGCAAAGAAAATAAAAATAATGGATACAATATTGCGTGATGCACATCAATCACAAGCAGCAACACGTATGTCAATTGACGACATGCTACCCATTGCACCGCTTCTTGATAAGATAGGTTATTACGCATTGGAAGTTTGGGGTGGCGCAACTTTTGATGCCTGCCTAAGGTTTTTAAATGAAGATCCGTGGGAAAGATTAAGAAAGCTTAGAGCCGCAATGCCCAATACAAAATTGCAAATGCTTCTAAGAGGTCAAAACCTTTTGGGATATAAGCATTATGCAGATGATGTTGTAGATAAATTTTGTGAATTATCAATAAAAAACGGCATTGATATTATTAGAATTTTTGATGCGCTTAATGATCCTCGTAATATAAAACGCGCTGTTGAAGCTACAAAAAAAGCAGGCGGAACTGTTGAGGCTGCTATTTCTTATACGACAAGTGAAGTTCACACGCTAAAATATTTTGTAGAACTGGCAAAAGATTATGAAAGAATGGGCGCTGATATAATTTGTATAAAAGATATGGCAAACCTCTTGCTTCCTTATGAAGCTTATGAGCTTGTTAAGGCATTAAAAGATGAAATAAAAGTGCCTATACATTTACATACTCATAATACCGCAGGCACAGGCGATATGACTTATCTAAAAGCTATTGAGGCTGGTTGTGATA is part of the Clostridia bacterium genome and encodes:
- a CDS encoding pyruvate carboxylase subunit B, with protein sequence MAKKIKIMDTILRDAHQSQAATRMSIDDMLPIAPLLDKIGYYALEVWGGATFDACLRFLNEDPWERLRKLRAAMPNTKLQMLLRGQNLLGYKHYADDVVDKFCELSIKNGIDIIRIFDALNDPRNIKRAVEATKKAGGTVEAAISYTTSEVHTLKYFVELAKDYERMGADIICIKDMANLLLPYEAYELVKALKDEIKVPIHLHTHNTAGTGDMTYLKAIEAGCDIVDTALSPLGNGTSQPATESLVATLKGTQYDTGLDLELLSQAADYFRGVADKLKKQGIISPNVLSVDIKALIYQVPGGMLSNLISQL